A part of Vulpes lagopus strain Blue_001 chromosome 4, ASM1834538v1, whole genome shotgun sequence genomic DNA contains:
- the LOC121490073 gene encoding maestro heat-like repeat-containing protein family member 1, translated as MLQLPSKALQKHLQEGRGLHFGEFLNTTCKLLMHHFPELLGRLVSTGLFYFKSSWEDVRAAAPMLTGFLVLHVEPEQRPQVDLEQLTAALQLLLKDPAPLVRMKAAETLGRLIFNRQLP; from the exons ATGCTTCAGCTTCCCAGCAAAGCCCTCCAGAAGCACctgcaggaggggcggggcctgcactTCGGGGAGTTCCTCAACACCACCTGCAAGCTCCTGATGCACCACTTCCCCGAGCTGCTGGGCCGCCTGGTGAGCACCGGCCTCTTCTACTTCAAGAGCAGCTGGGAGGACGTCCGCGCCGCCGCCCCCATGCTCACGGGGTTCCTGGTGCTGCACGTGGAGCCCGAGCAGCGGCCACAGGTGGACCTGGAGCAGCTGACTGCAGCACTCCAGCTCCTCCTCAAGGACCCGGCCCCCCTGGTGCGCATGAAGGCTGCAGAGACTCTGGGCCGCCTG ATCTTTAACAGGCAGCTTCCATGA